The following coding sequences lie in one Zingiber officinale cultivar Zhangliang chromosome 2B, Zo_v1.1, whole genome shotgun sequence genomic window:
- the LOC122045646 gene encoding density-regulated protein homolog, with the protein MKSVAILGSTDARGDAGRAPSGSASASKQEEVKRLIGGKIKKKEKQELIIEKIVCNKYKSVIVVKGLELFGVKLSDASKKLGKKFAIGAYVVKGPTEKE; encoded by the exons ATGAAGTCTGTGGCAATTTTGGGTTCCACTGACGCAAGGGGAGATGCTGGCAGGGCTCCTTCAG GTAGTGCTTCAGCATCTAAGCAAGAAGAAGTAAAACGCCTTATTGGTggtaagataaagaagaag GAGAAACAAGAACTTATTATTGAAAAGATTGTTTGCAATAAGTACAAAAGTGTTATTGTTGTGAAAGGCCTTGAACTATTTG GTGTAAAACTGAGTGATGCATCAAAGAAGCTGGGTAAAAAGTTTGCTATAGGAGCTTATGTTGTCAAG GGACCAACCGAGAAAGAATAG